In a genomic window of Verrucomicrobiota bacterium:
- a CDS encoding DUF1552 domain-containing protein: MHTTRINRRTFLKGTGVAMALPFLESMGPMSLKAVGAAAKSSEVGSPMRMVCIGNPLGLMPDSFFPQGEGRDYEISELLRPIERHRKDFTVFSNLDHDISGGHSAVHAFLSGIKDQDASDWPEGNISVDQRAAEFVGARTRFSSLVVSPGLAGGDLDCKLSWTRNGINVPPVSKAKDLFRALFVQDDPRMLAKQQSAYDVNESILDAVNSQAKILSRQLGKTDQEKLEEYLNSVREIEKKLGMSREWLHKPKPEVDMQEPSEGSLTYTVPAFYDLLALALETDSTRVATLGVPGNIDTADLGLVGGYHGFSHHGKAEKLRQGLLVIEKYQVEQMGRFLDRLKNIKEPDGQSLFDRTMILMGSGMGNGSSHSNKNLPVVLAGGGFKHGEHKAYPTENHKRVPLCNLYGSMLQRFGLEIDNFNKGSGTLTGLVVA; the protein is encoded by the coding sequence ATGCATACAACACGAATCAATCGTCGCACCTTTTTAAAAGGTACCGGTGTGGCCATGGCCCTGCCCTTCCTGGAAAGCATGGGGCCGATGAGCTTAAAAGCGGTCGGAGCGGCCGCCAAATCCAGTGAAGTAGGATCTCCTATGCGCATGGTTTGTATCGGGAATCCGCTGGGCCTGATGCCTGATAGTTTTTTCCCACAAGGTGAAGGTCGCGATTATGAAATATCGGAGCTGTTGCGGCCTATAGAAAGGCACCGGAAGGACTTCACGGTGTTCTCGAATCTGGATCACGATATTTCCGGAGGCCATAGCGCCGTGCACGCGTTCCTGAGTGGAATAAAAGACCAGGATGCTTCGGACTGGCCGGAAGGTAATATTTCCGTCGACCAGCGTGCGGCCGAATTCGTTGGAGCTAGAACTCGTTTCTCGTCACTGGTTGTATCCCCCGGGTTGGCAGGCGGAGACCTGGATTGCAAGCTCTCCTGGACACGCAATGGGATCAATGTGCCGCCCGTCAGCAAAGCCAAAGATTTGTTTCGCGCACTGTTCGTTCAGGACGATCCCAGAATGCTTGCCAAACAGCAATCGGCCTACGATGTAAACGAAAGCATCCTCGATGCGGTAAACAGTCAGGCCAAAATCCTGAGTCGGCAGCTCGGGAAGACGGATCAGGAAAAGCTTGAAGAGTATTTGAATTCGGTTCGGGAAATTGAAAAGAAACTCGGCATGTCTCGGGAATGGCTTCACAAACCAAAACCCGAAGTGGATATGCAGGAGCCGAGCGAAGGCTCACTCACCTATACCGTTCCAGCATTCTACGACCTTCTGGCGCTAGCGCTTGAAACCGATTCCACCCGAGTTGCGACACTCGGAGTGCCAGGAAACATCGATACGGCAGATCTTGGATTGGTCGGCGGTTATCATGGTTTCTCTCACCACGGAAAAGCGGAGAAACTTCGTCAAGGACTACTGGTTATTGAAAAGTATCAGGTAGAACAAATGGGACGTTTTCTGGACCGCCTTAAAAACATCAAGGAGCCGGACGGCCAGTCCCTGTTTGACCGAACCATGATATTAATGGGAAGTGGCATGGGCAATGGAAGTTCGCATTCCAATAAAAACTTACCGGTGGTACTGGCAGGCGGTGGCTTTAAGCATGGCGAGCACAAAGCTTATCCTACGGAAAACCACAAACGTGTCCCACTTTGTAATCTGTATGGTTCCATGCTTCAGCGTTTCGGCCTGGAAATAGACAATTTTAACAAAGGTTCCGGAACATTAACCGGCCTGGTAGTTGCATGA
- a CDS encoding DUF1592 domain-containing protein, translating to MSSFKQKAFGAVVSMAFCTPGSFLSAQTDTYYNAVQPFLESYCITCHGPDKQKGDRRYDTLEADFTDLDSLNLWQDIADLMNLGDMPPEDEKQPKPEDRQEVVNWITAELETAYALHKSTGRKTVLRRLNRTEYNRTIRDLLKLGPLLADPSESFPPDETEENFNNIGSALITSDFLLQGYLDAAEAYIEYATMHGPQPAIQKYAFEAPFYTARNRWDGKDVAGEFQHIRKNTTDQDGFMWLEDLEEGVPASGFYTVRFKAQAIDRVYPYPEEIVGTRKSEPLRVDVIAGSRAYGELEFRTSSDRKVARFVIADDQPEWYEARVWLDKGYQPRLTFPNGPPRVKPLRKTLVHKYPEHFQDFIHNWTIPGDGLYPYSIEEAEVRRIEAEATQIATTVGQVLDTEGTSNKFNRRDGWAAFYSGYHGPRIRVFEVKLEGPFYESWPTPSYKALFGDFEPTMKNARAILTRFASAAFRRPVTNDKLNILHQLVRSKAEEGKSAFEALKVGFRAILCSPDFLYLQEPEGRLDDYALASRLSYFLWSTQPDAELMELAASGRLSDPKTLKQQTVRLLQDDRSNAFTESFTARWLELYKIGTMPPSDKDFKTYYIDGLEHSMKQETQRFFRYILENNLSINQFLDSDFTFVDGGLARLYGMEGINGPDFQRVSVKNDPRRGGLLGHASILTASANGIDTSPVIRGIWVLENILGSPPSPPPPDVEPLEPDIRGATTIRDQLDKHRKVETCYECHKKIDPLGFALENYDPIGAWRERYPRRDDSGPVIDASGQLPNGHKFDGIEDFKDVLSGRQEQFASCLTEKLLAYSMGRTLEFTDRPEVNGIVQELTESGMGMQDLVLLVVQSEAFQTK from the coding sequence ATGAGTTCGTTTAAACAAAAAGCCTTCGGTGCCGTTGTAAGTATGGCTTTCTGTACACCGGGAAGCTTTCTCTCTGCTCAAACGGACACTTATTACAATGCAGTTCAGCCTTTTCTGGAAAGCTACTGTATAACGTGTCACGGACCCGATAAACAAAAGGGCGACCGTCGTTACGACACACTTGAAGCCGATTTCACGGATTTGGATTCGTTGAACCTTTGGCAAGACATCGCGGATCTGATGAATCTGGGCGACATGCCTCCGGAAGATGAAAAACAACCAAAGCCGGAAGATAGACAAGAAGTCGTTAACTGGATTACCGCCGAGCTGGAAACGGCTTATGCACTTCACAAAAGCACCGGTCGAAAAACCGTGTTACGTCGACTCAATCGAACGGAATACAATCGAACCATCCGCGACTTGTTGAAACTTGGACCCTTACTCGCCGATCCGTCCGAGTCGTTTCCTCCTGACGAAACAGAGGAGAACTTTAATAACATAGGCTCAGCTTTAATCACTTCGGACTTTCTACTTCAAGGCTACCTCGACGCAGCAGAAGCTTACATCGAATACGCCACGATGCACGGTCCTCAACCGGCTATCCAAAAGTATGCGTTCGAAGCACCCTTTTACACGGCTCGCAATCGTTGGGACGGAAAAGATGTTGCCGGTGAGTTTCAACACATCCGGAAAAATACCACCGATCAGGATGGCTTTATGTGGCTTGAAGATTTGGAGGAAGGTGTCCCTGCAAGTGGATTCTATACCGTAAGATTTAAAGCCCAGGCCATCGACCGCGTATACCCCTACCCCGAAGAAATTGTGGGAACCCGAAAAAGCGAACCGCTGCGCGTCGATGTGATCGCCGGTTCACGGGCGTATGGGGAGTTGGAATTCAGGACGTCGTCCGATCGCAAAGTAGCAAGATTCGTCATCGCGGATGATCAACCTGAGTGGTACGAAGCCCGCGTCTGGTTGGATAAAGGCTACCAACCAAGACTCACATTCCCGAATGGTCCGCCTCGCGTGAAACCGCTGCGCAAAACACTGGTTCATAAGTATCCTGAGCACTTCCAGGATTTTATACATAACTGGACCATTCCCGGCGATGGACTCTACCCTTATTCAATCGAAGAAGCTGAAGTGCGAAGAATTGAAGCTGAGGCAACACAGATCGCTACTACCGTTGGTCAAGTCCTCGACACGGAAGGCACGTCGAACAAATTCAATCGCCGCGACGGCTGGGCAGCATTTTATAGTGGCTACCACGGTCCACGTATCCGTGTGTTCGAAGTTAAGCTTGAGGGACCCTTTTATGAGAGCTGGCCCACTCCCAGCTACAAAGCATTGTTTGGAGACTTTGAACCCACCATGAAAAATGCGCGGGCGATCCTGACACGATTTGCCAGTGCAGCTTTCAGAAGACCCGTTACCAACGACAAACTCAACATCCTTCATCAGCTTGTTCGTTCCAAAGCCGAGGAAGGCAAAAGCGCGTTCGAAGCGTTAAAAGTCGGTTTTCGAGCCATTCTGTGTTCACCCGATTTCCTGTATCTACAGGAACCCGAAGGTCGACTCGATGATTACGCCTTGGCTTCTCGTTTAAGTTATTTCCTTTGGTCTACACAACCTGATGCTGAGCTGATGGAACTGGCAGCATCGGGCAGACTTTCTGATCCTAAAACGCTTAAACAACAGACGGTCCGCTTGCTACAAGACGATAGATCGAATGCATTCACCGAATCATTCACCGCGCGCTGGCTGGAGCTTTATAAAATCGGAACCATGCCTCCAAGCGATAAGGATTTTAAAACGTACTATATTGACGGGCTTGAACATTCGATGAAACAGGAGACTCAAAGATTCTTCCGCTACATCCTGGAAAACAACCTATCGATCAACCAGTTTCTCGATTCTGATTTCACCTTTGTCGATGGAGGATTAGCCAGACTCTACGGAATGGAAGGAATCAACGGGCCAGACTTCCAAAGAGTCTCGGTTAAGAACGATCCACGCAGAGGTGGCTTACTGGGCCATGCGAGTATCTTGACGGCCAGTGCCAATGGCATCGATACCTCTCCGGTTATTCGGGGCATCTGGGTATTGGAAAATATATTGGGCTCGCCGCCTTCACCTCCCCCGCCCGATGTTGAACCCCTGGAACCGGATATACGAGGAGCGACCACGATTCGGGACCAATTGGATAAACACAGGAAAGTTGAGACCTGCTATGAGTGTCACAAAAAAATCGATCCCCTTGGATTTGCCCTTGAGAATTATGATCCCATTGGTGCTTGGCGTGAACGGTATCCGAGAAGGGACGATTCCGGTCCTGTTATTGATGCTTCAGGTCAGTTGCCCAATGGCCACAAGTTTGACGGAATTGAGGACTTCAAGGACGTGCTTTCAGGTCGGCAGGAACAATTCGCCAGCTGCCTCACCGAAAAGCTGCTCGCCTACTCCATGGGCCGCACACTCGAATTTACGGATCGACCAGAAGTCAACGGGATCGTGCAGGAGCTAACAGAAAGCGGTATGGGCATGCAGGACCTGGTGCTCCTGGTTGTGCAAAGCGAGGCATTCCAAACCAAATAA